In Candidatus Bathyarchaeia archaeon, a single window of DNA contains:
- a CDS encoding DUF1616 domain-containing protein, whose amino-acid sequence MPALTREAILIVVAKRRPRTLASLKKCLEDEMIEVGDAELLPLIRQMQSKGEIKLYLPAGASSFEEYLTSYWDTWWVYLAIIVAVSESFLVFLETQTGALLFLKIVFGLGILSFVPGYLTVRIIFPGEQINVLEQLLLSVFLSVLLSITIGVILGIGPFFLPSYNALLLSLYVLGSAPVAAYRSYRVPAETH is encoded by the coding sequence TTGCCCGCGTTAACGAGAGAGGCCATATTGATTGTTGTGGCAAAGCGCCGTCCTCGCACCCTAGCTTCTCTCAAGAAATGCCTTGAAGATGAGATGATTGAGGTCGGAGATGCGGAGCTTCTACCTCTGATCAGGCAAATGCAATCCAAGGGAGAGATCAAGTTGTACCTTCCGGCCGGGGCTAGCTCGTTCGAGGAATATCTTACCTCCTACTGGGACACTTGGTGGGTATATCTGGCAATAATCGTTGCAGTCTCCGAATCGTTTCTAGTATTCTTGGAGACCCAGACCGGGGCCCTATTGTTTCTCAAAATTGTTTTCGGGCTCGGAATATTGAGCTTCGTTCCAGGGTATTTGACAGTCCGGATAATCTTCCCAGGTGAGCAGATCAACGTTCTCGAGCAACTACTCTTGAGCGTCTTCTTGAGCGTCCTACTCTCCATAACCATCGGCGTGATACTCGGGATCGGGCCCTTCTTTCTTCCCTCTTATAACGCACTTCTACTAAGCCTCTATGTCTTGGGTTCCGCGCCCGTGGCGGCTTATCGTTCCTATCGTGTTCCTGCCGAAACTCACTAG
- a CDS encoding glycosyltransferase: MNFLVSILGTLYYTTALSVIAVYTLGLAIFFRNAAMPSPKGLRRANPTVSLVIPTYNEASIIGQKLDNVLKIDYPREKLEVIVVDSASTDETRTIVYRFAEEHAHQLNLVLIEQPFRRGKSEAINEAMRRVRSEILILTDADVTFPSNSVSRLVENLYESEIGAVSGVEVPVGARSFLANLESGYRRIYTAVRLAEASIDTPFMCESELSAYKTELLEPLRPGTVCDDVELTVTVRRKGLRAVYASNVPFFESEADKLGPKFKHKFRRGMNNQHALLQNSSVLFGRNLGNYGSIVFPFEFFVHIVSPVLLTVALFSFLAFAVLAPIASAIALLTTIVLSLPTLVLTRLLVNRYRGVENESPRGSGYWVLGAFAFLAFQLLLMASLLKLAFGGPQVNWQQIPGTRVAVEAAAQSV, from the coding sequence ATGAACTTCCTCGTCTCGATCCTAGGGACTCTCTACTACACGACTGCGCTTTCAGTGATTGCTGTCTACACATTAGGGCTTGCAATATTCTTCAGGAACGCCGCAATGCCTTCGCCGAAAGGTTTGCGTCGAGCAAACCCTACGGTATCCTTGGTGATTCCCACCTACAACGAGGCATCGATCATAGGCCAGAAGCTCGACAACGTCCTAAAGATCGACTATCCTAGAGAGAAGCTCGAAGTGATCGTGGTCGATAGCGCTTCTACCGACGAAACACGAACCATCGTCTACAGATTTGCCGAAGAGCACGCGCACCAACTCAACCTGGTTCTGATAGAACAGCCATTCAGACGAGGCAAGAGCGAGGCAATAAACGAGGCAATGCGAAGAGTCAGGTCAGAAATACTGATACTAACGGATGCGGACGTCACCTTCCCATCTAATTCGGTGTCAAGACTCGTCGAGAACTTGTACGAGTCCGAGATCGGTGCTGTTTCTGGAGTTGAGGTCCCGGTTGGAGCGAGGTCGTTTCTGGCAAATCTTGAATCCGGGTACCGGCGAATCTACACAGCTGTCAGGCTAGCAGAAGCAAGCATCGACACGCCGTTCATGTGCGAGAGCGAACTCTCTGCATACAAGACCGAACTCTTAGAACCTCTGCGTCCCGGGACTGTGTGCGATGACGTAGAGCTTACGGTTACAGTGAGAAGAAAAGGTTTGAGGGCAGTCTATGCTTCCAATGTTCCGTTCTTCGAATCAGAGGCGGACAAGCTCGGACCCAAGTTCAAGCATAAGTTCAGAAGAGGGATGAACAACCAACACGCGTTACTTCAAAACTCGAGCGTGCTGTTTGGAAGGAATCTTGGGAACTATGGCAGCATTGTATTTCCCTTCGAATTCTTCGTTCACATAGTTTCGCCAGTCCTATTGACAGTTGCGCTCTTTTCGTTTCTTGCATTTGCAGTTCTTGCACCCATCGCGAGCGCGATTGCTCTCCTAACAACAATTGTACTTTCTCTGCCGACGCTCGTCCTTACCCGTTTGTTGGTCAACCGGTATCGGGGCGTCGAAAATGAGAGTCCACGAGGGTCGGGGTACTGGGTATTGGGCGCGTTCGCCTTCCTAGCTTTCCAGCTGCTCCTGATGGCCAGCTTGCTCAAGCTTGCCTTTGGAGGGCCACAAGTGAACTGGCAACAGATCCCGGGAACTCGAGTTGCAGTAGAAGCTGCGGCTCAAAGCGTGTAG
- a CDS encoding glycosyltransferase family 2 protein: MKTIAIIPVYGDSETIGTVLERFGPGYVDEVCVVADKPGILTLGAIEEAGRQIRVPVKTIQNPVRKGIGHAIRQGYNYALKNGFELIVIMAGNGKDDPREIPRLTTPIIEEGYDYVQGSRFLPGGRREKNPFLRSIFTRIFPYVWSFMTGVRCTEVTNGFRAYKAAIVEDSRIDLRQSWLDGYELEYYLHYKVLTLGYRFTERPVSKDYSAMKNKKYSHISPSKDWWQIVGPLLMLRLGVKK; the protein is encoded by the coding sequence TTGAAGACAATAGCGATCATTCCGGTCTACGGGGACTCAGAGACCATTGGAACCGTTCTCGAAAGGTTCGGGCCTGGCTACGTAGACGAAGTATGCGTCGTTGCAGACAAACCTGGAATCCTCACGCTGGGAGCGATCGAAGAGGCCGGACGACAAATACGAGTTCCTGTCAAGACCATCCAAAACCCGGTCCGAAAGGGAATTGGTCATGCAATACGCCAGGGCTACAACTATGCCCTCAAGAATGGCTTTGAGCTCATCGTCATAATGGCAGGAAATGGCAAAGATGACCCACGCGAAATTCCGAGACTAACTACTCCGATCATAGAAGAGGGATACGATTACGTTCAGGGCTCCAGGTTTCTCCCCGGAGGCCGCCGAGAAAAGAATCCTTTCCTGAGAAGCATCTTCACAAGGATATTTCCATATGTCTGGTCGTTTATGACAGGAGTACGGTGCACTGAGGTCACGAACGGTTTCAGAGCCTACAAGGCCGCGATCGTGGAAGATTCGCGCATTGACCTTCGGCAGAGTTGGCTAGACGGGTATGAGCTAGAATACTACCTTCACTACAAAGTTCTCACACTGGGCTACAGATTTACTGAGAGGCCAGTTTCCAAAGATTACTCTGCAATGAAGAACAAGAAATATTCTCACATCTCTCCGTCCAAGGACTGGTGGCAAATCGTGGGGCCATTGCTCATGCTAAGACTCGGAGTCAAGAAGTAG
- a CDS encoding acyltransferase, which yields MNRRPKYSIIKKTKIGQSSRVYDQVNLYGGNIGKNTKIDAFVYVEEGVTIGDNCKIRPFVFIPTGVTIEDNVFIGPSVTFTNDKYPRAHGEWKLLETRVKKFASIGARSVINPGVTIGENALIGSGSVVTRDIPDNAVAFGNPARVVSKALPSLAAPAKTRSTKGSSRL from the coding sequence GTGAATCGACGGCCAAAATACTCGATCATCAAGAAGACGAAAATCGGACAGTCGTCACGGGTATATGACCAGGTAAACCTCTACGGCGGCAACATCGGAAAAAACACCAAGATAGACGCGTTCGTCTACGTCGAAGAGGGAGTCACGATAGGCGACAACTGCAAGATTCGACCCTTCGTTTTCATCCCCACCGGAGTGACCATAGAAGACAACGTCTTCATCGGACCTAGCGTCACGTTCACCAACGACAAGTACCCCAGAGCCCATGGCGAATGGAAACTTCTCGAGACCCGAGTAAAGAAGTTCGCATCAATCGGTGCGCGAAGCGTGATCAACCCCGGTGTGACCATTGGAGAAAACGCTCTCATTGGCTCAGGGTCTGTTGTGACTAGGGACATACCGGACAACGCCGTCGCGTTCGGCAACCCTGCACGAGTCGTGAGCAAAGCCCTGCCCAGTCTGGCTGCGCCAGCGAAAACACGTAGCACGAAGGGGTCGTCGCGTCTTTGA
- a CDS encoding Gfo/Idh/MocA family oxidoreductase, producing the protein MSSTNPVRIAVIGGGYWGKKVIREILDVGRTTGRVQLHAVVDNSPTMLAQCQQEFGPLDYRVDYQGLLTDPQLSGVHICTPNATHFEVASNFLRHGKNVLVEKPLTLNSKEAYQLVEIARESKRVLCVGHIHRFNNGVRELRQAINTGVLGELYYVRFGWTGFLPPQGYREVITDLAPHPFDICNYLLDMWPNKITCRGKGYRTKENEEVAFITAEHPNGLAASVEVSWLDREKRRDVTVVGSKGMAYLDCSEQKGVLHASTSTQISITPSNTLREEVTHFVDCISSSLDSKPFANLSDGILGARVVSILEAARESLRQERTVRVEMPLAEEIPAK; encoded by the coding sequence GTGAGCAGTACGAACCCAGTCCGAATCGCCGTCATAGGCGGTGGATACTGGGGAAAAAAAGTAATTCGAGAAATCCTAGACGTAGGCCGAACTACCGGACGAGTCCAACTTCACGCAGTCGTCGACAACTCGCCAACTATGCTTGCACAGTGCCAACAGGAATTTGGACCCCTAGACTATCGTGTAGACTATCAAGGACTTCTGACAGATCCGCAACTGTCGGGAGTGCACATTTGCACACCCAACGCTACCCACTTCGAGGTCGCCTCTAATTTCCTCAGACACGGAAAGAACGTGTTGGTAGAGAAACCCCTCACCCTCAATTCGAAGGAAGCCTACCAGCTCGTCGAAATCGCCCGGGAAAGCAAGAGGGTTCTGTGCGTCGGTCACATTCACAGATTCAACAACGGAGTCCGAGAACTTAGACAGGCCATCAACACCGGGGTGCTAGGAGAGCTTTACTATGTTCGCTTCGGATGGACAGGTTTTCTCCCTCCACAAGGATACCGCGAAGTTATCACGGATCTAGCTCCTCACCCATTCGACATTTGCAACTATCTGCTCGACATGTGGCCGAACAAGATCACTTGCAGGGGAAAAGGGTACAGAACTAAGGAGAACGAAGAAGTCGCATTTATCACAGCGGAACATCCAAATGGGCTAGCGGCCTCAGTTGAGGTAAGCTGGCTAGACAGGGAAAAGCGCAGAGATGTGACGGTGGTGGGAAGCAAGGGCATGGCATACCTAGACTGCTCGGAACAGAAAGGCGTCCTTCACGCTTCAACTAGTACCCAGATCTCCATTACGCCGAGCAACACGCTCAGAGAGGAAGTCACACACTTTGTCGACTGCATTTCAAGCAGCCTGGACTCCAAACCCTTTGCCAACCTCTCAGACGGAATTCTCGGAGCCCGGGTCGTCAGCATCTTAGAAGCCGCACGGGAGTCTCTCCGTCAGGAGCGAACCGTGCGAGTTGAGATGCCCCTGGCCGAGGAGATACCTGCAAAGTGA
- a CDS encoding DegT/DnrJ/EryC1/StrS family aminotransferase yields MRPVVDEEMLQAALFSLQNEKLVMGESVYKFEEEFARYCSTRYAVSTASGTAALQIALQSMGIDEEDEVMTTPFSFFATSNAVIHAGAQPTFADVEKDGFNLDPKKVELKLTPKTRAVIPVHLYGHPSRMKEFKDLADDKGISIVEDACQAHGAEYQGRRVGSLGHVGVFSFYTSKNMTVCGDGGMIVTNDEQVAEAARSFRDCGRASKYTMSRIGYTSRLNTVNAAIGRVQLKKLDQWNEARREMADMYRRELEGVAGVELPPAETTGTTPVYHLFVVQSDHRDKIASHLEKNGVEAAIHYPVPIHLQAPYRTRYGYSEGSFPLSERLAERVLSLPIHPAITAEEVRSVSRLVRETTTAE; encoded by the coding sequence ATGCGGCCAGTTGTAGACGAAGAGATGCTTCAAGCGGCGCTCTTCTCGTTGCAAAATGAGAAGCTTGTCATGGGAGAGAGCGTGTACAAGTTCGAGGAAGAATTTGCACGTTATTGCAGCACTCGATACGCGGTCTCAACAGCCTCTGGCACTGCCGCGCTCCAGATCGCCCTACAATCAATGGGGATCGATGAAGAGGATGAGGTTATGACGACACCGTTTTCGTTCTTCGCAACGTCCAACGCCGTAATCCACGCAGGAGCTCAACCGACATTTGCAGATGTAGAGAAGGATGGTTTCAACCTTGACCCAAAGAAGGTGGAGCTCAAACTCACCCCAAAGACTCGTGCTGTTATTCCTGTTCACCTTTACGGACACCCTTCAAGAATGAAAGAGTTCAAGGACCTGGCCGACGATAAGGGAATCAGCATCGTTGAAGACGCATGCCAAGCTCACGGTGCAGAGTACCAAGGGAGACGAGTCGGCTCCCTCGGACATGTGGGCGTTTTCTCCTTCTACACAAGCAAGAACATGACGGTATGCGGCGACGGCGGCATGATCGTGACCAACGATGAACAAGTTGCTGAGGCGGCTCGCAGCTTCAGAGATTGTGGTCGAGCGTCGAAATATACTATGTCGCGGATCGGTTACACCTCGCGGCTTAACACGGTAAACGCAGCTATTGGGAGGGTCCAGTTGAAGAAGTTGGACCAGTGGAACGAAGCTCGGAGAGAAATGGCGGACATGTACAGAAGGGAGCTGGAAGGTGTCGCAGGCGTGGAGTTACCGCCAGCTGAGACGACCGGGACAACCCCTGTGTATCATCTGTTCGTAGTCCAAAGCGACCACAGAGACAAAATAGCCTCGCATCTTGAGAAGAACGGAGTAGAAGCGGCCATTCACTATCCGGTGCCGATTCACCTCCAAGCACCGTATCGAACAAGATATGGATACTCGGAAGGATCGTTCCCGCTATCAGAGCGCCTAGCTGAACGCGTGCTCAGTCTACCTATTCATCCTGCAATTACGGCAGAAGAAGTCCGATCTGTTTCCCGTCTCGTAAGAGAGACTACGACCGCAGAGTAG
- a CDS encoding nucleotidyltransferase family protein: MKLDFLEEIGGVKTARREAESLLLASALLRNNKLVVKDEEKMLKLAKKNKVLLRAGKLISLSSVELDEATNDAREAFDLYDQMSDFFTKRGVSFVAIKSFDSLPDIGHDIDLLVPSPAELLLAEKLLVNEYRVRASGLTHCDRLLGKFSCFLPGYKHDFELYPTISQLGENHLDPNQILLQRRKIRLEGHPVWMTSDSDRVLIRVIHAMFRHNFLKLSDILDFLKLIETASAPEVIDKVDHARIGDAFIFYLASIERFLKACQVENSNFQEMKKMAQKRFGDDRLGFLRRDRLVLPYRIPTIAIVMLFLLKGAREAASARWKSALSCLVAPPLMILDFVSAAFRAGGRGGVW; the protein is encoded by the coding sequence ATGAAATTGGATTTTCTCGAGGAAATAGGAGGGGTGAAGACCGCCAGGAGAGAAGCTGAATCTCTGCTCCTAGCGAGCGCCTTGTTGAGGAACAACAAGCTCGTTGTGAAAGATGAAGAGAAGATGCTGAAACTTGCTAAGAAGAACAAGGTTCTCTTGCGGGCAGGAAAGCTGATCAGTCTTTCCTCCGTGGAACTCGACGAGGCAACAAACGATGCGCGCGAAGCATTTGATCTCTATGATCAGATGAGCGATTTCTTCACAAAGCGTGGAGTCTCTTTCGTCGCGATAAAATCCTTCGATTCTCTCCCCGACATCGGACACGACATTGACCTCCTCGTGCCATCACCAGCAGAGCTATTGTTAGCTGAGAAATTACTGGTGAATGAGTACAGAGTTCGCGCTTCGGGGCTCACTCACTGCGACAGATTACTCGGAAAGTTCAGCTGTTTTCTGCCCGGATACAAACACGACTTTGAGCTTTATCCGACGATTAGCCAGCTCGGCGAGAACCATCTAGACCCAAATCAAATCCTTCTTCAACGTAGGAAGATAAGACTCGAGGGGCATCCTGTATGGATGACGTCTGATTCAGATAGAGTGCTAATACGAGTGATTCACGCCATGTTCCGCCACAACTTTCTCAAACTCTCCGACATTCTGGACTTTTTGAAGCTGATTGAGACTGCGAGCGCTCCAGAAGTGATCGACAAGGTTGATCATGCTCGAATAGGCGACGCCTTCATTTTCTACCTGGCATCAATAGAACGTTTCCTGAAAGCCTGCCAAGTCGAAAACTCGAACTTTCAAGAAATGAAGAAGATGGCACAGAAAAGATTTGGCGACGATAGGCTGGGATTCCTGAGACGCGACAGGCTCGTTCTCCCCTACAGGATTCCTACAATAGCGATCGTCATGCTGTTCCTGCTTAAGGGTGCGCGAGAGGCTGCAAGTGCAAGATGGAAGAGCGCCCTTTCCTGTCTGGTCGCCCCACCACTCATGATTCTGGATTTTGTTAGCGCCGCGTTCAGGGCAGGAGGAAGAGGAGGCGTATGGTAG